CTTCCTGCTCGGCGCCGTGTTCGGCAAGCTGATGGACGACAGCGGTGCGGTCACGTCGGTGGCCGGCTTCATGGCCGAGCGCCTCGGCGAGCGCCGCGTGATCCTCGCGGTCGTGCTGGCCGGCGCGGCCGTGACCTATGGCGGCGTCAGCCTGTTCGTTGCGTTCTTCGTGATCGTCCCGATGGCGCGTTCGCTGTTTCGCGCGGCCGCGATTCCGCGCCGCCTGATCCCGGCGGCCATCGTGCTGGGCACGTCCACTTTCACCATGTCGGCGCTGCCGGGCACGCCGTCGATCCAGAATGCGATTCCGATGCCGTTCTTCGGCACCACGCCGTTTGCCGCGCCGGGCCTCGGCATCATCGCGTCCCTCATCATGCTAGGTGCGGGATTGTGGTGGCTGCATCGCGCCGAGGCCGCGGCCAGGCGCGCCGGGGAGGGCTATGGCGATGACGTCGAGGATGCGGCCGAGCGCGCGGCTGCCGACGAGCTCGTGCGCGAGCGTGCGACGACGGCGCGCGAGTTCGATCCGGCGGAACTGAGGCGCGGGCAACGCAGCAGCGGCCCGTCACCGGTGGCGAGCGCGATCCTGCCGTTGGTCGTCGTCGTCGTAGTCAATCTCGTGATGTCGCTCGTCGTGCTGCCGCGGCTCGATGTCTCCTACCTCGCCGAGCAACGCTTTGGCGGGACGTCGCTCGCCGCGGTCGCGGGCGTATGGTCGGTCGCGGTCGCGCTGGCCGCGGCCATTGCCACGACGATCGCGCTGAACTGGGCGCGCCTACCGGCATTGCGGCAGACCATGGATGCCGGGGCGAATGCCTCGGTGCTGCCGGCATTCAGCGTCGCCAGCCTCGTTGGGTTCGGCGCGGTGGTCGCCGCGCTGCCGGCCTTCACTATTGTGCGCGACTGGGTGCTTGCGATCGAAGGTGGTCCGCTGGTCTCGCTTGCGGTCGCGACCAACATCCTTGCCGCACTGACCGGGTCGGCGTCAGGCGGCCTGACCATCGCCCTCGACGCGCTCGGCCCGACCTATGTCGAACTCGCCGCGCGCAGCGGTATCGACCTTGCGCTGATGCATCGTGTGGCCGTGATCGGCTCGGGGACCCTCGATATCCTGCCGCACAATGGTGCGGTGGTCAGCCTGCTCGCGATCTGCGGCCTGACGCATCGCGACAGCTATTTCGACATCGTGATGGTCGGCATCGTGACGTCGCTCGTGGCGCTGGTGGCCGTGATTGCACTCGGCAGCGCACTTGGATCGTTCTGAACGAACTGCCTAGGCCGCCAGCCGGTCGAGCAAGGCCAGCATGACCGGCGCGTCGGGCATCGGCAGCACGGCGTCGATTCGCTCCAGCAGGCGCGACTGCAACAGCGCGTTGCGCGCCTTGCCGATGGTGCCGAGCGGCCCGCGAAAACCGTGATCCTCCCAGGCCATTTCGAGCAGGCTTTCGCTGGTCAGGGCCTCGATCAGGTCGTCAGCCTGGCGCTCGACGCTGATCAGCGGATGGGCCGAGAACACGGTGGGCTGCGGATAGAGGATGACGGGCTTGGCCGGCGCATTGGCCTCGAGCCGCTTCCAGCGCTCGGCGTCCTGGAGCACCCATTCGACCAGCTGGTTCTCGTAACCGACGATCAGCGGCTGCGCGCCTGCGCCGCCCGCGACATAGTCGTCGAACAATTTGCCTGATGACGGCGGCTTGAAGCCCATGCGGCGGAACACGGTGGCGACATCGCCGTCGATCCTGCTCAAAGTCTCGGGCATCACCACGTCGCCGGACAACAGGCTCGCGGCGAGGCCGGCGAACATGAAGCCGGAGTTGGACTTGTTCGGGTCGGTGCAGACCACGCGGGCGCGACCGAACAGATCGGCGACGCCGATCGCCGACCAGTTCTCGCCGGCGATGATGGCCTTGAGAAGCTTCGACAAGTCCACCGTGTAGCGCGGCCCGCCGGCGGGCTGGGCGATGCCGCCCTTGACCAGGCCGTCGGCGATGCGATCCCAGGAATACAGCACGATCGGCGAGTTGAAGATCACCTGGTCGCGCGAGATCTTCACGCCCGAGGAACGAGCGACTTCTACGAGCACCGAAGATGACGGCCACAAAAATTGCGGCTTCTGGTCGAGCAGCGCGCGCTCGCGCACCATTTCCACCGAGCCTGCGCGGCGGCCGTCGATGACGAGGCCAAAGCGGCGCTCCAGCGTGTTCTTGACCCGGGCGTTGGCAAGAAAACCTTCCTTCTCACCGCCGGCAAAGCCGAACAGCCGCTTGGCTTCGCCGAAGCGGCCGGCAATTTCAGGATGCTCGCGCAGATAAACATAGCCGCCGGTCGCCGCAGCGCTCGCAGCGACGAGGCCGATGCCGAAGGCGCGGCGCGAGATAGCCATCAGGACTTTCCTCTCTTGGTCTCGACCGGAGCTGCCGGCGGCATCGGGCCGATATCCTCGTCGAGCGAGCTCTTGAGCAGTTTCAGCTCGATATCAAGCTTGTCGAGGTCGGCGTCCCTGAGATTGGCCGCATAGCGCGTGAAGGCGCCGTCGAGCCGCTCGATCATGTCGCCCGTGGCGGCGAGCCGTGCGGTGTCGGGCACGGCACTCTTCTCCAGCGCGCGGTAGGCCTCGGCGATCTCGGCGGCACGCGGCAGATAGTAGGTCAGGAACCGGCGCACCCGGTCGAGCCGCAAGGGATCGCTCTCGATCGCCGCAAAAATGTCGCGGGCGATCTGCACGAGATGACGGATGCGATCGGCGACCGCGCGGGTGCGGATCGCGGATGCGGTATATTCCATCCGCTCGGCGAGCGGCTCGGCTTCGGCCAGCAGCTCGTTTGCAAACTCGATCTTGCCGCGCGCAATGCCGCTAGCTTCGAGCGCGGCGAAGCGGTTCCGCGGCGCCAGCGCCACGACGATGCCGCCGCCGGCGACCGCGCTGATC
The genomic region above belongs to Bradyrhizobium arachidis and contains:
- a CDS encoding GntP family permease gives rise to the protein MGLLGLLVGLGLLVLFAFRGWSVLLLAPFAALVAALFGGEPLLANLTQVFMVNAGGFLAQFFPIFLLGAVFGKLMDDSGAVTSVAGFMAERLGERRVILAVVLAGAAVTYGGVSLFVAFFVIVPMARSLFRAAAIPRRLIPAAIVLGTSTFTMSALPGTPSIQNAIPMPFFGTTPFAAPGLGIIASLIMLGAGLWWLHRAEAAARRAGEGYGDDVEDAAERAAADELVRERATTAREFDPAELRRGQRSSGPSPVASAILPLVVVVVVNLVMSLVVLPRLDVSYLAEQRFGGTSLAAVAGVWSVAVALAAAIATTIALNWARLPALRQTMDAGANASVLPAFSVASLVGFGAVVAALPAFTIVRDWVLAIEGGPLVSLAVATNILAALTGSASGGLTIALDALGPTYVELAARSGIDLALMHRVAVIGSGTLDILPHNGAVVSLLAICGLTHRDSYFDIVMVGIVTSLVALVAVIALGSALGSF
- a CDS encoding 5-bromo-4-chloroindolyl phosphate hydrolysis family protein, with translation MAAMPSGLGWIAGGVTAAALLPSLAIGLGVPFLIALAISAVAGGGIVVALAPRNRFAALEASGIARGKIEFANELLAEAEPLAERMEYTASAIRTRAVADRIRHLVQIARDIFAAIESDPLRLDRVRRFLTYYLPRAAEIAEAYRALEKSAVPDTARLAATGDMIERLDGAFTRYAANLRDADLDKLDIELKLLKSSLDEDIGPMPPAAPVETKRGKS